Proteins encoded in a region of the Acidobacteriota bacterium genome:
- a CDS encoding carboxypeptidase regulatory-like domain-containing protein: MKLINVAAIVFFTAVAVFAQTNRGGISGTVTDKNGAVIPNATVTITNIGTNQSQRLTTSGDGVYIASSLEPVVYRITVEASGFKKTVINNVKVDTATTVTTNVALEPGEIANEVTITAETPLLNSANGTTSHTITERQIQDVPLFNRSVLDLALTAPNVSGDAGSEDPEVTSGQPVPGFNLSLNGGRAGSTAILADGVNNTGVGVARAVVSFTPETVQEFTVQTSAYSAEFGRTGGGVISATTKSGTNEYHGVALFYHRNPVTNAQKWTTSTLRPPNNLRFSQGSFTIGGPVWLPKKVFGPASYDGHDKTFFFFAYEPRWRRDFVVTDTLLPTDAMRAGDFSGLSRIANGWVPTADLAKYPQIPVTSTETRIFQQFNVVNGNYVPIVLASGALFSQFPGNRIPANMLDPVAVKALDYLPHAGNYFLNDAGQLSNFVVNRFVQQDETRYTTRIDHQLTKSDRLSFRFTKVPAVGVRGFGSDVNGNSAAYSDSKQTVITHTHIFSPRIVNELRVNYTRGVFSEDFSPEFSIKTGRNLSNELGIPTLTKGGLPLFNVSADGPNAFASIGSSGSTNNFNVEERYNINDIVNFAQGAMNWKFGVDLNYELLNVTPFFGAAGGRWDFRVLNTSNNRSTAASSGGITWASYLIGVPNAVQARPVLIPYYYRWKSSAAFVQNDWSVKPNLKINLGLRYSLQLPRTEKYDRQGVFRPDLAQTVQLTDAQRRAVATGLGVATTAPIPSTVPTSVLIPPFAYSGRGGRSRYLFPAHYKDFEPRFGFSWSPNTFEWMKGHHFLVRGGYGISHVPLNGQNRTPNPDFGTFNGLTTNANGSSGSTDPTQPFRLSAVYPLYLSQTPEQVLAIPQDGLVYTNSLGIPGFALGATQATPYTQNWNLSLSWEVMRNTVVEVAYVGNKGTHLFSQRVNINPRDLDFVESLEANNLSSDTTFADPLGRRSLTGTVLTIERGNVGSVFFGFNNLFSLYDASVNSIRHAGYVDLRRRVSNGLAFTANYTFGKSIDEASDSSPETRSLSSPTVTGGHITFGAPRSADRSISSFDVKHAVSSTVIFDLPFGQGRKLLAHTNRAVDTAIGGWTLSSLFRLQGGYPFLPTIVEGNRLSSGITHTIRPDLVPGVPLKNPLWTRDCPVGTLCEPYINPAAFMRPAKGSLGTAPRTLDIRGPIQRYFDVSIQKDFKLGGDGKRKVQFRVDFNNALNSPIFRTNSGNAGPDFMGLPDETPLSTADYDAWVAAASGRPARSTTEGAALFAKIQSFITGARLPSGAIPLDYYANIKLPQGFATANANSFDLSTLDGFKLYRLRRAYSTSFGTLRELGLPRYVQFGLKIYF; this comes from the coding sequence ATGAAACTCATCAACGTAGCAGCAATTGTTTTCTTCACTGCTGTCGCTGTCTTTGCTCAAACGAATCGCGGCGGCATCAGCGGCACGGTCACGGACAAAAACGGCGCAGTCATTCCCAATGCGACGGTGACGATTACCAACATCGGCACCAACCAATCGCAGCGATTGACCACGTCCGGCGACGGCGTTTACATCGCCAGTTCGCTGGAACCGGTCGTGTATCGCATTACGGTCGAAGCCAGCGGCTTCAAAAAAACCGTGATCAACAACGTCAAGGTAGACACCGCGACCACCGTCACCACCAACGTCGCGTTGGAACCGGGTGAAATCGCCAACGAAGTAACCATCACGGCGGAAACTCCCTTGCTGAATTCAGCCAACGGCACCACCAGCCACACGATCACCGAGCGTCAGATTCAGGATGTGCCGCTGTTTAATCGCAGCGTGCTCGATTTGGCCTTAACTGCGCCGAACGTATCCGGCGATGCGGGCAGCGAAGACCCCGAAGTCACTTCCGGCCAACCCGTTCCCGGTTTCAATTTGAGTTTGAATGGCGGGCGCGCCGGTTCGACGGCGATTCTGGCCGACGGCGTCAATAACACAGGCGTCGGCGTGGCGCGCGCCGTGGTGAGTTTTACGCCGGAAACCGTCCAGGAATTCACCGTACAAACGTCTGCGTACTCGGCGGAATTTGGGCGCACGGGCGGCGGCGTCATCAGCGCAACGACCAAATCCGGCACCAACGAATATCACGGCGTGGCGCTGTTTTATCATCGGAATCCGGTGACCAATGCACAGAAATGGACGACTTCGACCCTGCGTCCGCCGAACAACCTGCGCTTTTCGCAAGGTTCGTTCACCATCGGCGGGCCGGTCTGGTTGCCGAAAAAAGTGTTTGGCCCAGCCAGTTACGATGGCCACGACAAAACCTTTTTCTTCTTTGCGTATGAACCGCGGTGGCGACGAGATTTCGTCGTGACCGATACGCTGCTGCCGACCGATGCCATGCGCGCGGGCGATTTTTCCGGCTTGTCGCGCATTGCCAACGGCTGGGTACCGACCGCCGATTTGGCCAAATATCCGCAAATTCCCGTCACCAGCACCGAAACCAGAATTTTCCAGCAGTTCAACGTTGTGAATGGAAATTATGTGCCGATTGTTCTGGCCTCGGGCGCGCTGTTTTCACAGTTTCCGGGCAACAGAATTCCCGCCAACATGCTGGACCCGGTGGCGGTCAAAGCCCTGGATTATTTGCCGCACGCCGGAAATTACTTCCTCAATGACGCCGGCCAGCTTTCCAACTTCGTCGTCAACCGGTTCGTCCAGCAGGATGAAACGCGCTACACCACGCGCATTGACCATCAGTTGACAAAATCCGACCGGCTGAGTTTTCGCTTCACCAAAGTTCCCGCAGTCGGCGTTCGCGGCTTCGGCAGCGACGTCAACGGCAACTCCGCCGCTTATAGCGATTCCAAACAAACGGTCATTACGCACACACACATCTTTTCTCCGCGCATCGTCAACGAACTGCGCGTCAATTACACCCGCGGCGTGTTCAGCGAAGATTTCAGCCCGGAGTTTTCCATCAAAACCGGGCGCAATTTATCGAACGAACTGGGCATACCGACACTGACCAAAGGCGGATTGCCGCTGTTCAACGTCAGCGCCGACGGCCCGAACGCATTTGCCTCCATTGGCTCGTCCGGTTCGACCAACAACTTTAACGTCGAAGAGCGCTACAACATCAATGATATCGTCAACTTCGCGCAAGGGGCGATGAACTGGAAATTTGGCGTGGATTTGAATTACGAACTGCTCAACGTCACGCCGTTTTTCGGCGCGGCGGGCGGACGCTGGGATTTCCGCGTGCTGAATACCAGCAACAACCGAAGCACGGCGGCTTCATCGGGCGGCATCACCTGGGCCAGTTATTTGATCGGCGTGCCCAATGCCGTTCAGGCGCGACCGGTTCTGATTCCGTACTATTACCGCTGGAAGAGCAGCGCCGCATTTGTTCAAAACGATTGGTCGGTCAAACCCAACCTGAAAATCAACCTGGGATTGCGTTATTCGTTGCAATTGCCGCGAACGGAAAAATATGACCGGCAAGGCGTATTTCGGCCCGACCTGGCGCAAACCGTGCAACTCACCGATGCACAGCGGCGCGCAGTTGCCACAGGCTTGGGCGTCGCCACAACCGCGCCAATTCCCTCAACCGTTCCGACCAGTGTGCTGATTCCGCCGTTCGCCTATTCCGGGCGAGGCGGACGTTCCCGGTATCTTTTCCCGGCGCATTACAAGGATTTCGAGCCGCGCTTCGGGTTTTCGTGGAGTCCGAACACCTTTGAATGGATGAAAGGTCATCATTTTCTGGTACGCGGCGGATACGGCATTTCGCATGTTCCGCTCAACGGCCAGAACCGAACTCCCAATCCGGATTTCGGCACGTTCAATGGGCTGACCACAAACGCCAACGGCTCCTCTGGTTCAACCGATCCGACGCAACCATTCCGGTTGTCGGCAGTTTATCCATTGTATTTGTCTCAAACGCCTGAACAGGTGTTGGCCATTCCCCAGGACGGATTGGTGTACACCAACAGTTTGGGCATTCCGGGCTTTGCGCTGGGCGCAACACAGGCGACGCCTTATACGCAAAACTGGAACCTGAGCCTTTCCTGGGAAGTGATGCGAAATACGGTTGTCGAAGTCGCGTACGTCGGCAACAAAGGAACGCATTTGTTTTCGCAGCGCGTCAACATCAATCCGCGCGATCTGGATTTCGTCGAATCGCTCGAAGCCAACAACCTGAGTTCGGATACGACCTTTGCCGATCCATTGGGGCGGCGTTCGTTGACCGGCACGGTGTTGACCATCGAACGCGGCAATGTCGGCAGCGTGTTTTTCGGATTTAACAACCTGTTCAGTTTGTACGACGCTTCGGTCAACAGCATTCGCCACGCGGGATACGTGGATTTGCGCCGCCGCGTCAGCAACGGATTGGCCTTCACGGCGAATTACACCTTCGGCAAATCCATTGACGAAGCGTCGGATTCCAGCCCCGAAACGCGTTCGCTGAGTTCTCCAACGGTCACTGGCGGTCACATCACATTTGGCGCGCCGCGCAGCGCGGATCGTTCCATTTCCAGTTTCGATGTCAAACACGCCGTTAGCTCGACGGTGATTTTCGACCTGCCGTTTGGGCAGGGGCGAAAACTTCTGGCGCACACCAATCGCGCTGTGGACACGGCCATTGGCGGCTGGACGCTGAGCAGTCTGTTCCGTTTGCAGGGCGGCTATCCGTTCCTGCCGACCATCGTCGAAGGCAATCGTCTGAGTTCGGGCATCACGCACACCATTCGTCCCGATCTGGTTCCGGGCGTGCCGCTGAAAAATCCGTTGTGGACGCGCGATTGCCCGGTTGGCACGTTGTGCGAACCGTACATCAACCCGGCGGCGTTCATGCGTCCGGCGAAAGGGAGTCTGGGCACAGCGCCCCGCACGCTGGACATTCGTGGCCCTATCCAGCGGTACTTTGACGTTTCGATCCAGAAGGATTTCAAACTGGGCGGCGACGGCAAACGCAAAGTGCAATTCCGCGTGGATTTCAACAACGCGCTGAACAGTCCCATCTTCCGCACCAATTCCGGCAATGCAGGCCCGGACTTTATGGGATTGCCGGATGAAACGCCGCTTTCGACGGCGGATTACGATGCCTGGGTTGCGGCTGCGTCGGGACGCCCGGCTCGCTCCACGACGGAAGGCGCGGCGTTGTTCGCGAAGATTCAAAGCTTCATTACCGGCGCACGATTGCCCAGCGGCGCAATCCCGCTGGATTATTACGCGAACATCAAATTGCCGCAGGGATTTGCCACAGCGAATGCGAATTCCTTCGACCTGAGCACGCTGGATGGCTTCAAGCTCTATCGTCTGCGGCGCGCATACAGCACCAGTTTCGGCACGCTCCGTGAACTGGGGCTGCCGCGTTACGTTCAATTCGGGCTGAAGATTTATTTCTAG
- a CDS encoding alpha/beta fold hydrolase translates to MAKRISIGLVIYWLLAMAINGRAADATVAPNGDGQFKSIHDAIMAAPPNLPSSTRPWVIAVKTGIYKELIYVQQERRWIKLVGEDATKTIITFNLNANLIGLDGKPIGTFRTPTVQLDGDGFSAENITFENSAGPVGQALALRVDADKVKFKNCRFLGWQDTILLNRGRQYFENCYITGHVDFIFGAATAYFERCHIHVLKNGYITAASTPENQPYGFVFANCKITGEAGVKTYLGRPWRAFGSAIFLNTEMSEVVRPEGWHNWTGPEREKTARYAEAGSIGAGANDAARVAWAQKLTAAEAQAITREKVLGDWNPKAEIKPEAAPPRRNPYEHPILEGHVKTDIEYAQAGGESLKLDAFIPEGKGKFPAAIFVHGGGWSGGDKMGGNDPLFVPLANRGIAWFTINYRLAPKHNYPAPIEDVHAAVRWVKAHAAEYNIDPNRIALVGESAGGQIVAQAVALAKASEQVAAVVPFYAPVDFIADMERRGGLSTSMRGLFGRKEAKADEATLQLLRDASPINHIRPGLPPFLLVHGTGDMSVLYSWSPMFQAKLKAAGVSCDLISIPDGLHGMARWESFAPEYKDKVADWLATKLK, encoded by the coding sequence ATGGCAAAACGAATTTCAATCGGGTTGGTCATCTATTGGTTGCTGGCAATGGCGATTAACGGACGCGCGGCGGATGCGACCGTTGCACCGAATGGCGACGGGCAGTTCAAATCCATTCATGATGCGATTATGGCTGCGCCGCCAAATCTGCCCAGTTCCACGCGTCCGTGGGTGATTGCCGTCAAAACCGGCATCTACAAAGAACTGATTTACGTCCAGCAGGAACGTCGCTGGATCAAACTGGTCGGCGAAGATGCGACCAAAACCATCATCACATTTAATTTGAATGCGAATCTGATTGGGCTGGATGGCAAACCGATTGGCACGTTCCGCACGCCGACCGTGCAACTGGACGGCGACGGATTCAGCGCCGAAAACATCACGTTTGAAAACTCCGCTGGCCCTGTCGGACAGGCGCTTGCGCTGCGCGTGGATGCCGACAAAGTGAAGTTCAAAAATTGCCGCTTTCTGGGTTGGCAGGACACGATTCTGCTCAATCGCGGGCGGCAATACTTTGAAAACTGCTATATCACCGGCCACGTGGACTTCATCTTCGGCGCGGCGACGGCGTACTTTGAACGCTGCCACATTCACGTGCTGAAAAACGGATATATTACGGCGGCTTCAACGCCGGAAAATCAGCCGTATGGATTCGTCTTCGCCAACTGCAAAATCACAGGCGAAGCGGGCGTCAAAACGTATTTGGGGCGTCCGTGGCGAGCGTTTGGTAGCGCCATCTTCCTGAACACCGAGATGTCCGAGGTCGTGAGGCCTGAAGGCTGGCACAACTGGACTGGCCCGGAACGCGAAAAGACCGCCCGATATGCCGAAGCAGGCAGCATTGGTGCAGGCGCAAACGATGCTGCGCGCGTCGCCTGGGCGCAGAAGCTGACTGCTGCAGAAGCCCAGGCAATCACACGCGAAAAAGTGCTGGGCGATTGGAATCCGAAAGCCGAAATCAAACCGGAGGCTGCGCCCCCGCGCCGCAATCCGTATGAACATCCGATACTGGAAGGCCACGTCAAAACCGATATCGAATATGCACAAGCGGGCGGCGAAAGCCTGAAGCTGGACGCTTTCATTCCCGAAGGCAAAGGCAAGTTTCCGGCGGCGATTTTCGTGCACGGTGGAGGCTGGTCGGGCGGCGACAAAATGGGCGGAAACGATCCGTTGTTTGTTCCGCTGGCGAACCGCGGCATTGCGTGGTTCACGATCAATTATCGTCTTGCTCCAAAACACAACTACCCCGCGCCGATTGAAGACGTTCACGCCGCCGTTCGCTGGGTCAAAGCGCACGCGGCGGAATACAACATTGATCCGAATCGAATTGCTTTGGTTGGCGAATCCGCGGGCGGCCAAATCGTTGCACAGGCCGTCGCGCTGGCCAAAGCCAGTGAACAAGTCGCCGCCGTCGTTCCGTTTTACGCGCCAGTGGATTTCATCGCGGATATGGAACGACGCGGCGGCTTGAGCACTTCGATGCGCGGATTGTTCGGGCGCAAGGAAGCCAAAGCCGACGAAGCCACGTTGCAATTGCTGCGCGACGCCTCCCCCATCAATCACATTCGACCGGGCTTGCCGCCATTTCTGCTGGTTCACGGCACGGGCGATATGAGCGTGCTGTATTCGTGGTCGCCGATGTTTCAGGCGAAGCTGAAAGCCGCGGGCGTCAGTTGCGATCTGATTTCGATTCCTGATGGGCTTCATGGCATGGCCCGTTGGGAAAGCTTCGCGCCGGAATATAAGGATAAGGTTGCCGATTGGTTGGCAACGAAACTCAAATGA
- a CDS encoding carboxypeptidase regulatory-like domain-containing protein, whose product MSPSQKRLFGILLGLLLSFTGLAIAQDYRAKLQGVITDTNQAALAGVKVTLRNIGTGVEVTRQTNAEGRYIFDFVESGTYSVLVEAQGFKKFEQRNILVQNRGDVTVDAKLEIGGVSEVITVQDSPVAVQFNSASDTTTIGNEIMTQIPLRGRNPYNVIALDPTINGGENNNGENRPYHHAFANEFDAGGQTTRANDIQLDGVPLTSSYKTSYTPSIEAVQEVSFQKNAVDAEYGYSAGGIVTLNMKSGTNRFHGAAYYYNRNPRFNAFGDPTIPRTAGADETLYRGTDLKMYGGTIGGPIIKNKLFFFSSWEQWFDHRPITVKITVPTALERKGDFSQSRIGSYAVCAAGTTCARPVYDPFTSTGSSGVRTVFAGNIIPANRFDPTAVRLLAEAPLPNLPGNDLNWQGTKTENVDYYNVSNRIDWNVNERLKAFVRYGYFNASLLEAPQDNTAGKLFPAAGSHRHGLSIAADTVYTISPSKVLNLRANYHKLIDEFAADDYVLGKSGIEALWPGNPWYTSVFTRDLIYYPAVNVLTGTTTNQLGRPGSSEYWQRPQGWGGSARMNWYAGNHNLKFGGELRVDKGKGARFIPITLNFRANNTASQNTSANINISGNEWATMLLGVLDGNTNAQRIPVQEVVTLGYASYFQDDFKVNNRLTLNLGLRWEFEPGPVDRQNRLSQRLDLTNPIPEFQTTPPNMPASVLSLLATKGYKPTYNGAWIFTDADNRHAWSRQATNFLPRIGGAFKLDSKSVFRFGWARYMTPSASIRDPLGAFVTQYAGYSTSTSAQGLLNGLPQGLLSNPFPTAAYTANGVLIPANPLQQPTEKSLGRYTNLGNAVSLDQYDLKPQNNDRFSLSYQRDVWKRTIVSFDFFFNNGTNVPVNIDLNLADPSFTYDNPRSVTNASVPNPFRNYLTPSVFPGSLRNGSANVTVASLLRPYPQYQAITQTNTALRDLHVKSYKVQAQRPFAQGLTMLVNYAYQREEQTEFFDDIAQFKQELTWRPLGIARHRVNHAVTWEIPVGKGRWLLNNAPLPVELALGGWQLTTTNRWYSGRQLVFSQNLIVSGDPHLDKRTLGPNGAWFDKSVFKALPTGTSSDPASTKRTNPWTYDNVFGPGTSQVDATLSKAFSIHEGWKFEFRVEAYNVANHINWDNPVVDFNNANFGKVISKRPGYIGREIQYGFKLSF is encoded by the coding sequence ATGAGTCCATCGCAGAAGAGGTTGTTCGGCATTTTGTTAGGCCTGCTGTTGAGTTTTACCGGTCTGGCCATCGCGCAGGATTATCGCGCCAAATTGCAGGGCGTAATCACAGATACCAACCAGGCGGCGTTGGCGGGCGTTAAAGTCACGCTCCGCAACATCGGCACGGGAGTCGAAGTCACGCGGCAAACCAATGCCGAAGGCCGCTACATTTTCGATTTCGTCGAATCCGGCACGTATTCGGTTCTTGTCGAAGCGCAGGGCTTCAAAAAATTCGAGCAGCGCAACATCCTGGTTCAAAATCGAGGCGACGTGACGGTGGACGCCAAGCTGGAAATTGGCGGCGTCAGCGAAGTCATCACCGTGCAGGATTCGCCCGTCGCCGTGCAGTTCAATTCCGCCAGCGACACGACCACCATCGGCAATGAAATCATGACCCAGATTCCGTTGCGTGGACGCAATCCTTACAACGTGATCGCGCTCGACCCGACCATCAACGGTGGCGAAAACAACAACGGCGAAAATCGTCCGTACCATCACGCCTTCGCTAACGAATTTGACGCGGGCGGACAAACGACACGCGCCAACGACATTCAACTCGACGGCGTGCCGTTGACTTCCAGTTACAAGACTTCTTACACGCCTTCGATTGAAGCCGTGCAGGAAGTGTCCTTTCAAAAGAATGCGGTGGACGCCGAATACGGTTACAGCGCGGGCGGCATCGTCACGTTGAACATGAAATCCGGCACGAACCGGTTTCATGGGGCGGCGTACTATTACAACCGCAATCCACGGTTTAACGCCTTTGGCGATCCGACGATTCCGCGAACGGCTGGTGCGGACGAAACCCTCTATCGCGGCACCGATCTGAAAATGTATGGCGGCACGATTGGCGGCCCGATCATCAAGAACAAACTGTTCTTCTTCTCGTCGTGGGAGCAGTGGTTCGACCATCGCCCGATCACGGTGAAAATCACCGTGCCGACTGCGCTTGAACGCAAAGGCGATTTCAGCCAATCGCGCATCGGCAGCTATGCTGTTTGCGCGGCGGGCACGACTTGCGCACGTCCTGTTTACGACCCGTTCACTTCAACGGGTTCGAGCGGCGTGCGCACGGTTTTTGCAGGCAACATCATTCCGGCCAATCGCTTCGATCCGACCGCGGTGCGGCTGCTGGCCGAAGCGCCGCTGCCCAACCTGCCGGGCAATGACTTGAACTGGCAAGGTACCAAGACCGAAAACGTTGATTATTACAATGTCTCGAATCGGATTGACTGGAATGTCAACGAAAGGCTGAAAGCGTTTGTCCGTTACGGTTATTTCAACGCCAGTCTGCTCGAAGCCCCGCAAGACAACACGGCGGGCAAGCTCTTTCCAGCGGCGGGCAGCCATCGCCACGGGCTGAGCATCGCGGCGGATACGGTTTATACGATCTCTCCGTCGAAGGTGCTCAACCTGCGCGCCAATTACCATAAGCTGATTGATGAGTTCGCCGCCGACGATTACGTGCTTGGCAAATCGGGCATCGAAGCTTTGTGGCCGGGGAATCCATGGTACACATCCGTTTTCACACGCGATTTGATTTATTACCCGGCAGTCAATGTGCTGACCGGCACTACCACGAACCAACTGGGACGGCCCGGCAGCAGCGAATACTGGCAACGTCCGCAAGGTTGGGGCGGGTCGGCGCGTATGAACTGGTACGCGGGCAATCACAACCTCAAGTTCGGCGGCGAACTGCGTGTGGACAAAGGCAAGGGCGCGCGCTTCATTCCGATCACGCTGAACTTCCGCGCGAATAACACCGCGAGTCAGAATACCAGCGCCAACATCAACATCTCCGGCAATGAATGGGCGACGATGCTGCTGGGTGTGCTGGATGGCAATACCAACGCGCAGCGCATCCCCGTTCAGGAAGTCGTGACGTTGGGGTACGCGTCTTACTTTCAAGACGATTTCAAAGTGAACAACCGGTTGACGCTCAATCTGGGCTTGCGTTGGGAATTTGAACCCGGGCCGGTGGATCGTCAGAACCGTTTGTCGCAGCGGCTCGATCTGACCAATCCGATTCCTGAATTCCAAACGACGCCGCCCAATATGCCCGCCTCCGTGTTGTCTTTGCTGGCGACCAAAGGTTACAAGCCGACTTATAACGGCGCGTGGATTTTCACGGACGCCGACAATCGCCACGCCTGGTCGCGCCAGGCGACGAATTTCCTGCCGCGTATTGGCGGGGCGTTCAAGCTGGATAGCAAATCGGTGTTTCGCTTTGGGTGGGCGCGCTATATGACGCCTTCGGCGAGTATTCGTGACCCGCTGGGGGCTTTCGTCACCCAGTATGCGGGCTATTCGACCAGCACATCGGCGCAGGGGTTGCTCAATGGTTTGCCGCAAGGGCTGCTTTCCAATCCATTCCCAACCGCCGCGTATACCGCGAATGGTGTTTTGATTCCAGCGAACCCGTTGCAACAACCGACGGAAAAATCGCTGGGTCGTTACACCAATCTGGGCAACGCAGTCAGCCTCGATCAATATGATCTGAAGCCGCAAAACAACGACCGCTTTTCGTTGTCCTATCAACGCGACGTGTGGAAGCGCACCATCGTCAGCTTCGATTTCTTCTTCAACAACGGCACGAACGTCCCGGTCAACATTGATTTGAACCTGGCGGATCCGAGCTTCACTTACGACAACCCGCGTTCGGTGACGAATGCGTCAGTGCCGAATCCGTTCCGCAATTACCTGACGCCGAGCGTCTTCCCCGGCTCATTGCGCAATGGGTCGGCCAATGTGACGGTGGCTTCGCTATTGCGCCCTTATCCGCAATACCAGGCGATCACGCAAACCAACACGGCGCTGCGCGATTTGCATGTGAAATCCTACAAAGTGCAGGCGCAACGTCCCTTCGCGCAGGGTTTGACCATGTTGGTGAATTACGCCTATCAACGCGAAGAGCAAACGGAGTTCTTCGATGATATTGCCCAGTTCAAACAAGAGTTGACGTGGCGTCCGTTGGGGATTGCGCGGCATCGAGTCAATCACGCTGTGACCTGGGAAATCCCTGTAGGTAAAGGCCGCTGGTTGCTCAACAACGCGCCGCTGCCGGTCGAGCTGGCGTTGGGCGGTTGGCAGTTGACGACGACTAATCGCTGGTATTCGGGGCGGCAGCTGGTCTTCTCGCAAAATTTGATCGTCAGCGGCGATCCGCATCTGGACAAGCGCACGCTTGGCCCGAACGGCGCGTGGTTCGACAAGTCCGTGTTCAAGGCCTTGCCCACCGGCACATCGAGTGACCCGGCCAGCACCAAACGCACCAATCCTTGGACGTATGACAATGTGTTTGGCCCCGGCACGTCCCAGGTGGATGCGACCTTGAGCAAAGCCTTTAGCATCCACGAAGGTTGGAAGTTTGAGTTCCGCGTTGAAGCCTACAATGTGGCGAACCATATCAACTGGGACAATCCCGTGGTGGATTTCAACAATGCGAATTTCGGCAAAGTCATCAGCAAACGTCCGGGGTACATTGGGCGCGAGATTCAGTACGGCTTCAAGCTGTCGTTCTAA